The window CAGTTGCACTGTCGCGGCGCTGCTCGCGCGCAGACCCGGCAGGGCGCTGTACCACACGGCGTAGCCCAGCCCGGAAGCCAGGGCGCCCGACGCCACTGCGTACAGGACGCCCGCGACATCGGCGTCGAGACGCGGCAGCATCAGAAGGCTCAGCATCGCTGCGAAAGGCAGCGCGCGGATGAAATTGCCGCCGGTACTCGCGGCGGGATTACTGCCGCCCCGCCCGCGCAGGGAATAGATGCCCCAGGCGACACCGGCCACGATCATCAGCAGGGAGCCTTCCAGTGGCGGCGCCGACAACCCCGGCCGCAGCAGGATGACCAGGCCCGCAAACGCAAGCACCAGCCCGCCCGACTGCACGACGCCCAGGCGTTCGCCCCGCCACAGACCGTAGCCGATCATGGTGGCCTGGACCGCGCCGAACAGCAGCAAGGCCCCGGCTCCGGCCGGCAACGTGAGGTAGGCGAAGGAAAAGCCGGCCGCGTAGGCGAACAGTACGGTCGCGGAAAGCCAGTTGCCGTGACGGGAGGATGCGCCACCGCGCAATCGCACGATCAGCCACAGGATGAGCGCCCCGGAAGCCAGACGGATGCTGGTGAAGCCCGCAGCGTCGATGTGCGCTTCCCGCAGCGCCAGGCGGCACAGCAGCGAATTGGCCGCAAAGGCGATCATCGCCAGCGTCGTCAGCAGTACCACCTTGGTCTTGGTCATGCAGGTCGTTCCGTTTATGCCGGCGAGGTCGGCGGTTCAAGGGGGAAGATTCCGTTAACCGTTGTCGCAGGGTGCGCACTGCATCGCACGCAGAATGCCCTACCCCCTATTCGCTTCGCAACTTCAGTGAAGAGCGGACGAGGAGTTGCGGCACGTGCTTGCTCACGGACTCAGCACCACGCCCCAGAACGATACCGAATTACCCATATTCGGGGATTCCCCCACCATAAACGGGTGCACTCCACCATCAATGGGGCAGAACCCCCAAACACCCCTGAAACGGCCGGCACGCCAGGGCAGCGAGGCGGATGACCCAAACTATGCAATGTCGGCAACTGCGCCCAGCGCTCCGGCCTCTGCACGTGCCGGTTTCAGTGCGATCAAAATGACATTGGCAATATTGACCGGTTTGTGATGATGCCCGCCGCCTGATGCATCCATGCCAGAAGAAAGCGTCTCAGCGGACGGGCCGGACGGTGTAACCAGGTGTTGCGCGCGGCACGGGAATTGCCCTGCGCCCTCGTCGGCGTTGCCGCTCATCAAAAACGGTGCGGCCACGCAGTGCCTCGCTCCAGCGCTACCGTTCCACGAGAGCGGCGCCGAGCGGTTCGAGCAGTACCTGCAAGCCCGACATGAGGGAATACCATGAAAAAGCAAAAAAGCTCGTTACCCGTCTACCCGGTCTGCGCGACGCTGTTGTCCGTCACGTGCCTGCTGGCCGCCGGCCTCGGCCAGCCCGCCATCGCCCAGACCGCGATAGCCCCCGACCCCGCCCAACTCCGGGTCCTGGCGCTCAAGACGACCAATTCGCTGAAGACCGTCGGGGTCCCCAATCCCGGAAATCTCAAGGATTTTGTCGTCAACCGCGGCACGCTCATCAAGCTGGGCAAGGCCCTGTTCTGGGACCAGCAGGTGGGCAGCGACGGCCAGGCCTGCGGCAGTTGCCATTTCCACGCGGGAGCGGACAACCGCTCGCTGCATCAATTGAACCCCGGTTTCCGCAACCAGACCCCGGGAGCCGACCCCAACGCGTTCAGGGATGCGACCTTTTTCGGCCCCAACCTGACCACCTTCGGCCCCAATTACCAGTTGAAGCCCGATGACTTTCCGTTTCACAAGCTGGTCAACGTGAATGACCGCGAATCGGGCGTGCTTTCCGATACGAACGACGTCGTGTCGTCCCAAGGCGTATTCAACGCGACCTTCGGTGCCATCGGTGCCTCTAATGCGGCGATTTTTTCGCGGGACAGCGGGACGACCAATCTCGTGGGGCCCGGTGCGGTATTCCAGATCGGCGGCAGGCTGGTACGCAACGTCGAGCCGCGGAACACCCCGACAAACATCAACGCGGTCCTCAACGATCGCAATTTCTGGGATTCGCGTGCGCGGAACGAATTCAACGGTGTGAACCCGATTGGCGCCCTCGATCGGACCGCGATGGTGGTGCAGGTCAGTCCTGGCGGCCCGCCATCGCTGGTCGCGGTACGCATCGCCAATTCCTCCGCCGCCTCGCAGGCGGATGGTCCGCCGCTGAGCAACCTGGAAATGTCCTTTGCCGGCCGGCGATTCCCCGAACTGGGCCGGAAGATGCTCAACCCTGACCTCGTCGCGCTGGGTAGCCAGTTCGTCGCGAAGGATGACAGCATCCTGGGCGCCGACAGCAACCAGAACACGATTCCGGGAAGCCGGGGCATCAAGCCGAAATACGCGGTGCTGATCCAGAAGGCGTTCAGCCCCCAGTGGTGGAATGCGCCGGGCTGGTTCGTTGATCTCGGCACCGGCACGCCCGTCCTGAGGCAAGGCACGCCCTCGCGGCCGAATCAGTTCTCCGTCATGGAGTACAACTTCAGCCTCTTTTTCGGGATGGCGGTGAACGACTATGAAAGGCTGCTGATCTCGGATGGTTCGCCGTTCGACCAGTTCATGGAAGGGGTCGGCACGATCACGCCGGCCCCATTGCCGCTCTCGGACGCGCAGTTGCGTGGCCTGCAGACCTTCCTCACCAAGGGCGGATGCATCAACTGCCACAGCGGCCCGGAACTCACCAACGCTTCCCTCAGCAATGTGCTCAAGTTCGAGATCCTCGAACGCATGATCATGGGCAATGGCGGAGTCGCGGTGTACGACAACGGCCACTACAACGTCGGCGTGCGTCCGACGCTCGAGGACGTCGGCATCGGCGCCACCATCGGACCGGACAACCTGCCGCTGTCGAACACGGTCTTCTTCCAGAACTGCGTCCGCAAGGTAATGGGCGACGTCCCGGGAATTTCCGTTGCCGCGGCGAATCAGCAGTGCGGGGTACCGCAGATCGTGGCCCGGCCGGCAGAAGCGGCGGTGCTGCTGACCAGGGCGGTACAGTTGACGGAGGACGCTGCAATCCGCGCGGGAGCCGAGGCACGGATAGCGAGCGCCGAGGCCCTGCTGACGCAGGCCGTTCCCGACCTCGTAGGGGCCTCCTGCAAATTGGCGCGCAACCCGATACTATGCCCTACGGACCAGCCGGGTGCCGCAGACCTGCTTGCCACGGTCAACTTGCCGCCACAGGCACTGACGGACCTGCTGGCTGCAGCGGCGAGCCTGCTGCCGGATCCGGTCTCGCCGGGCACCTCGGCACGACTCTTCGCCCCGCCGCTTGGTCCCGATGAACGCGTGGCAGTGATGGGCGCGCACAAGGTGCCTTCCCTGCGCAACGTCGAGCTTACCGCGCCGTATTTCCACAACGGCGGGCAGGCAACGCTGCATCAGGTGGTGGAGTTCTACAACCGGGGCGGCGACTTTTCCGCCGTGAATCAGGATGATCTCGATCCCAACATCCATCCGCTGGGGCTGACCGACGAGGAGAAGGACGACCTCGTGGCGTTCCTGACGTCGCTCACCGACGACCGCGTGCGGTATGAGCGGGCCCCCTTCGATCGGCCGAGCATCAGCATCCCCAACGGGGCCCCGGCCGATGTGGCGGCGGCGATCTGCCTGTTTACGCAGGATGCGTGCGCAGTTGAAGCCCGGGTCGAGATTCCGGCAGTTGGCGCGACGGGCCATGTGCAAGCGCTGGGCACGCCGCACACGCCTTATGCGAACTTCCTTGACCCGCTGACACCGTAACGCATCCGCCTCTGCGGTGACAGCGGAGCGGCGGCCCTGCGGGGCCGCCGCGGCTTTTTGCCCGTGTCAGAAACTCTTCGACACGGCAAACACGTAGCGCTGCTTGAAGATCTCGCGCCACATCCCCTCCCCGTTCGTCGCGGCCAGCACTTCATAACCCTCGCACACATCCAGGCGCGCGCTGGTGACCGGATCGTCATCAACAACGAGAAGTCTGGCGGGTCGGTTTTCGATCAAGGCGGACTGGCGGGAACGGTCGGGGACAGGCCGGCAATAATATCGGGATTCACCTTCGCGCCGTCCGGGGATGCAGGCAGCCACAGGCAGACCTCGGCCTGCCTCAGACCGAGGAATCGAAGATTTGCGAACTCCTGTGGTCCGCTGTCGATCCAAGAAGGTGGAGTTTCATCCTCCGACAGCAGGGGACGCTCGAATGACGATGTTGAGGCTTTCCTCCCCCTTGCGCGATTCGATCCTCTCGGCGGCGCAGGCGGGTTACCCGAACGAGGTGTGCGGACTGCTTCTGGGGCAGCAGGACGGCGACGTGGTGACCGTGTGCACCGTGCATCCTGTGCGCAACGTGCATCCGGACCGCACCGCCGATCGTTTCCTGATCGAGCCGCAGGACTACCTCGACGCGGAATATGCCGCAGCCGCCGGCGGCGTGCAGGTGGTGGGCGTGTGGCATTCCCACCCCGACCACCCGGCGAGACCCTCGGCAACCGACCGCGAATTCGCCTGGGGCGGCTGGTCGTATCCGATCGTGTCCGTGAAGGCCGGCGTCGCCACCGAGTTGCGTTCGTGGCGGCTCGACGGCGAAGCGTTCGGCGAAGAGGAGGTGCTGTCATGAGCCGGGTCATCGTTCGCATTCCGACCCCGCTGCGCCCATATACCGGCGGGGCCGACGAAGTCGAGATCGAGGCCGCGACCGTCGGCGAAGCGCTCCGCTCGCTGGGTGGCCGCCACGAGGGCCTGCTGGCACGGGTGTGCGCGGCGGATGGCAGCCTGCGTCCGTTCGTGAACGTCTATCTCGGCGCCGAAAACGTGCGCGACCTGGGCGGGCTTGACGCCCCCCTGCCGCGCGACGGCGCGGTGCTCGCAATCGTCCCGGCGGTGGCGGGCGGTGCCGGCAGCGCGCGCGAGCGCCGGCTTGCGGAACTGAAGGCCAGCGTACCCGAGGTCAGCCCGGGCGAAGCCCTCGCGCGGCAGGCGCAGGGCGCCGCACTGATCGACGTGCGCGAGGCGGAAGAGATTGCTCAGGGCAGCCCGCGTGGCGCACTCCGGCTTGGTCGCGGTTTTCTCGAACTGCGCATCGAAGAGGCCATCCCCGACACCGACCGGACGATCCTCGTCATGTGCGGGGGCGGAACACGCTCGCTGTTTGCCGCCGAAGGGCTGCAGCGGCTCGGCTACCGCAACGTCGCCTCGGTCACGGGCGGCTTCTCGCGCTGGAAGGCCGAGGGCCTGCCGTTCGAGACGCCGCGCGGCCTCGATCCGCATGCGCGCGAACGCTACGCACGCCACCTGACGATGCCCGAGGTCGGCGAAGCCGGCCAGCGGCGCCTGCTCGACAGCCGCGTGCTGCTGATCGGCGCCGGTGGGCTCGGCTCTCCGGCGGGGCTGTATCTGGCCGCAGCCGGCGTCGGCACGCTGGGCATCGTCGACCACGACGTCGTGGATCGCTCCAATCTGCAGCGCCAGGTCCTGCACAACGACGAGCGCATCGGCCAACCCAAGGTCGAATCGGCGCGCCGCACGCTGCAGGGCCTCAACCCGTCGGTGAATATCGAGACCTTTGCGGAGCGCCTGAGCTCGGCGAACGTCGAACGCATCCTCACGGGCTACGACGTGGTGGTCGACGGTTCCGACAATTTCCCGACCCGCTATCTCGTCAACGATGCCTGCGTGCATCTGCAGATCCCGTGCGTGCATGGCTCGGTGTACCGCTTCGAGGGCCAGGTATCGGTGTTCTGGCCGCAGTGCCCACAGCGCCGTGGCCCATGCTACCGCTGCCTCTATCCCGAGCCGCCGCCCGCCGAATTCGCGCCCTCATGCGCAGATGCCGGGGTGCTTGGCGTGCTGCCCGGCGTGGTCGGACTGCTCGAAGCGGTGGAAACGGTCAAGCTGCTGCTGGGCCTGGGCGACCCGCTGGTCGGCCGCCTGCTGCATTACGACGCCCTGCACGCGCGCTTCGACGAGTACCGCCTGGCGGCGAACCCCGACTGCGCCGTGTGCGCGGAAGGACGTCCGTTCCCCGGCTATGTCGATTACGAAGCATTCTGCGCGACGGCGGCCTGAAAGGCGCCCCGCGACGGAAGACGGTCATGGCAGCGATCCCCGTACGTGAATCCCCCCTGCTCGCCCGCGTCGGCCACGTCCCGCTGGTCGAGGTCGGCAGCGCCTGCGAACTGGCGGGATGCCGCGTGTTCGCGACGCTGGAAGGCACGAATCCGGGCGGCTCGATCAAGGACCGGCCGGTCGTGCGCATGCTGATGAAAGCCTTGCAGACCGGTCGCCTCGACGGCGAACGGCGGCTGCTCGATTCGTCGTCGGGCAACGCCGGGATCTCCTATGCACTGTACGGGGCCGCCCTGGGCGTGCCGGTAACGCTGGTCGTGCCGGGCAATGCCAGCCGCGAACGGCTCGACCGCATCCGCGCGAGCGGCGCCGAACTGATCCTCACTGATCCCCTCGAAGGCTACGACTTCGCCGTCGCCGAGGCACGCCGCCTCGCGCGCGAACAGCCCGAACGTTACTGGTACTGCGACCAGTACTCGAACCCGGAGAACTGGCGCGCGCATTACGACACCACCGGCGTGGAGCTGCTGCGCGGCATCATCGCAACGACCGGCCGGCCGCCGGATGCCTTCGTCGCGGGCATCGGCACCGGCGGCACGCTGACCGGGGTCGGGCGCCGACTGAAGGAGGCCCACCCGGCAACGCGGGTGGTCGCGGCCATCCCGGACGAATTTCCCGGCATCGAGGGCCTCAAGCCCCTCGGCCATCCGGGCGACATGGTGCCGGCGATCCTCGACGAAAGCCTGATCGACCGCCGCCTGCCGGTGCGCATGGAGGATGCGATACCGATGTGCCGCAAGCTCGCGAAGGCCGGCCTGTTCGTCGGCCCGTCGGCCGGGGCCTTGGTGCACGCCGCGTGCCGCGTGGCGGCCGAGGACGACGTGCGGTGCATCGCGACGGTGCTGCCGGATACCGGCGAACGCTACGTGTCTACCGGTCTGTGGGCATCATGAGACAACGGGAGTGACAGGGAGCCAGGAACTCACGGAGGTTTGAAATGGCATTGCGGCTAGGCGACGACGCACCGGACTTCACGGCCGAAACGACCCAGGGAAGGATCCGGTTCCACGAATGGATCGGGGATGGTTGGGCGATCCTGTTCTCACATCCGAAAGACTTCACGCCCGTCTGCACCACCGAACTCGGCTACATGGCCGGGCTCAAGAAGGAGTTCGACAAACGCAACACCAAGATCATCGGCCTGAGCGTGGACAGCGTCGGCGACCACGAACGCTGGTCGAAGGACATCGAGGAAACGCAGGGCCACAAGATCAATTACCCGCTGATCGGCGACCCGGACCTGAAGGTGGCCAAGCTGTACGACATGATCCACCCCAACGCCAGCGGTAGCGCGAAGGAACGCACGGCGCAGGACAACCTGACAGTGCGTTCGGTCTTCGTGATCGGCCCCGACAAGAAGGTCAAGCTGATGCTCACCTACCCGATGAGCACCGGCCGGAACTTCGACGAGGTCCTGCGCGTGCTCGACTCGATCCAGTTGACGGCAAAACACAAGGTGGCGACGCCGGTGAACTGGAAGTCGGGCGAGGATGTGATCATCGTCCCCGCGGTCTCCGACGAAGAGGCGAAAACGCGCTACCCGGGCGGCTGGAAGGCAGCAAAACCCTACCTGCGCATCGTGCCGCAGCCCAAGTAGCCGTGCACGGACCGCTTGCGCAGGCGAATTGCCGGGTGTAAACCTCTTGCGACGGGAGGGGATGCTGCTATACCAAGAACGATCCCCTTCCGACGCGAGAGAGGAGCAGAACATGTCCAAACAGACCCTGGCACAGAACTCCCGACGAGCGCCCCAGAAGGAGCGCCCATCCCAAGCGCAAGAGACTACCCCGTCGCCGATGACCGAGCTGGCCGCCGCCATGATGGGCGTGCCGTGGCTGAACCTGTGGTCGGACGCCTGGACGGCGTGGCTGCAACAGTGCGAAGCGAACATGTCGGCGCTGCAGGCCGGAAATGCCGAATCCCCGGACCGTCGCCAGAACGGCACGTCGTGGCTGCCGCAGTTCGAGTCGAAGGTTATCCCCTTCCGCCGCAGCGACGACAAGCCGGGCGTCGAAGCTACCAAGCTGTCGATGCGTTTCCGCGTCCCGGCTTTTCCGTGGATGGTGGGAAGCAACATCATCGCGATCGACACGGTGATGCCTCGCCCCGTCGAGCCGTCCGACGAGAGGTTCCGCACGCCGGAGAAGTGACGAGACACCGCAGGGCCGGGCACGAAACAGGTCCGAGCCGCGGCACCGTCCGCCGCCGGCCATCTGCGCACGGATCCTTGCCGCATAGGGTATCATCATGGCATCCGCGAGCCCGCCCTCCCGGCGGGTTCCGCTCGTTCGAGGGATGCGATGATGGTCTGGTCATTTGTTCGCCGCTTTCCGGTAATCCTCGTGCTGCTTGCCGCCATCGGCCTCGGCGGTTGCGGCTACAACGACTTCCAGCGGCTCGATGAACAGAGCAAGGCCGCGTGGGCGGAGGTGCTGAACCAGTACCAGCGCCGCGCCGACCTCATTCCCAACCTCGTCGCCACCGTCAAGGGCGAGGCGAGCTTCGAGCAGGAAACGCTGACGAAGGTGATCGAGGCGCGCGCCAAGGCAACCGCGATCCAGGTCACGCCGGCGATGCTCAACGATCCCCAGGCGATGGAGCGTTTCCAGCAGGCACAGAGCCAGCTGGGCGGGGCCCTGTCGCGCCTGCTTGCCGTCGCCGAGAACTACCCCAGCCTGAAAGCCAACCAGGCGTTCCAGGATCTGCGCGTGCAACTCGAAGGAACCGAGAACCGCATCGCTGTCGCGCGCAACAGCTACATCAAGTCCGTGCAGGCGTACAACATCCTCGCACGCAGCTTCCCCACCAACCTGACCGCGATGGCGTTCAGCTACGCGCCCAAGGCGGGCTTCACGGTCGCGAGCGAGCAGGAGATCTCGCGGCCGCCGTCCGTCGATTTCGGCGGCGGCGCAGGGAAATACTGAGACTATCCCCGCCGGCCTGCAACCGACCGATGCCCGCGCGCGAATTTCTCCTGCGGCTGGCGTTGTGCATCGGCGCGCTGCTGGTGTGGCCGGGGATCGCCGGCGCACAGGAGCTGCTCCCGGTACCCCCGCTCACGGCACGCGTCATTGACCAGACGGGCACGCTTTCGTCCGGCGAGCGGCAGGCGCTCGAACAGAAACTGGCGGCATTCGAAAAAGAGCGCGGCAGCCAACTGGTCGTGCTGATCGTCCCGACCACGGCACCGGAGGACATCGCAGCCTTCGCCAATCGTGTCGCCGCCGACTGGAAGATCGGCCGGCGCGACGTCGGCGACGGGTTGCTGCTGGTCGTCGCCAAGAACGACCGGCGCGTGCGCATCGAGGTCGCCCGTGCGCTGGAAGGGGCCGTGCCCGATCTCGCCGCCTTCCACATCATCGACCGCGCCATCACGCCCGCCTTCCGCGAGGGCCGCTTTGCGGCCGGCATCGATGCCGGCGTGGAGGCGCTGATGGCGCGCGTGCGCGGCGAAAACCTGCCCCTTCCCGAACCCGAAACCCGCGACTCGGGCGGCTTCGGGTCCCTGCAGGACATCGCGGCGTTCATCATGTTCGGTGTGCCCATCGTCGGCGGCATCCTCGTCGCGATCCTGGGGCGCAAGCTCGGTGCGCTGGCAACCGGGGGCGTCTTCGGCCTTCTTGCGAAATTGCTGCTCGGCAGCCTCGTGCTCGGCGTCATTGCCGGCGTGCTCGCCTTCATCTTCGTCCTGGCGCTCGGCACCGGCACCGGTGGCGGACGGGGTGGGCGGGGCGGGCCCGGCGGGCCGATCATCTGGGGCGGCGGCGGCCGGGGCCGGTTCGGTGGAGATGGAGGCGGCGGATTCGGTTCCGGCGGGGGCGGGAGTTTCGGCGGCGGAGGCGCGTCAGGGCGATGGTAGGGAAAACGCACGCCATGTCGGAGGGCAAGCGATGAGCGCCCTCGCCCGCCTCGTCCGCCACCTGTGGCTGGACACTGCCGACGCACGACGGGCGGTCGGTGCCGAGGCGATACGGCGCCTGGAGGCGCGCGTGCGCGAGAGCGAGCGGCAGCATACGGGCGAGATCTGCCTGTGCGTCGAGGCGAGCCTCCCCATGAGTTACCTGTGGCGCCATCTCAAGGGAGCGCCGATCGACGTCGTCGTGCGCGAACGCGCCGTGACCCTGTTCGGGAAGCTGCGCGTCTGGGACACGGAGCTCAACAACGGCGTCCTGATCTACCTGCAACTGGCGGAACGCCGGGTTGAAGTCGTCGCCGACCGCGCCGTGGCACGGACCGTGAGTGACGCGGCATGGGAGCGCATGATCGCCGACGTCACGCCCGCATTCCGGGCGAACCGCTACGAGGAAGGACTGGAGCGGACGATCGACGCCGTGAGCGCGGTGCTCAGGTCCGGTTTCCCCGCGACGGATGCCAACGGCACGGCACGGCCGAACCAGTTGCCGAACCGGCCCGTCGTGCGCTGAGCGGCGCCTGGCGATACCCTCAACCGCGCAGGCCCCGCCACGCGAGCAGCAGCCAGCCGGCAATCATCAGCGTGCCGCCGATCGGCGTGATCATCCCCAGCACGCGCCATCCACTCAGCGCCATCACATACAGGCTGCCGGAAAAGATCAGCGTACCGAGCGCGAGCAGCACGGCTGCGGGCCCCGCGTTCGGGAGCCGCCAGGCGCCGAGCGCGAGCAGCCCCGTGGCGTGCCACATCTGGTACTGCACGGCAGTGGTCCACCAGCCGAGTTCGGCAGGACCGAGCACATTGCGCAGGGCGTGCGCGCCAAAAGCCCCGAGGGCAACGCCCAACCCGGCGAGCAGGCTGCCCGCGATCAGGATGAATCGGTTCATGAATTTTCGCCCGCTGCGACGCAACGAATGCCGTGAAGCATTGGATTCCCGCACGGCACGTGCCGTGCAGAGGAGTGATCGTCGGGAAAACTGCCGGACGATAGGAACGGTTAGTGTCCCCTGCCGCTCCCGTCCACGCAATCCCCGGGCGTGCAATCTCATGAAACGCCGGATTGTCGCCCGCCCCGACTACGGGGCGGGCCTGACGGGCAGCCTTACTCGGCCACGACGCCGATTTCACCGGCAAAGGCGAGCGGCTCCTCTTCCTCGGGCGCGTGCGGGGCGCTGCGGGCCACCAGCGATACGGCGAGTGCCGCAATGGCGCCGGGAATGGCGAAGAACAGGAAGTTGAAGTGCAGCGGCATCGCCATCGCGAGCAGCGTGCCGCCGACGATGGGGCCGAGGATCGCGCCGCTGCGGCCGACGCCGGAGGCCCAGCCGATGCCGGTCGAGCGGATCGCCATCGGATAGAACTGCGCCGCATAGGCGTACAGCAGGATCTGCGAACCGATCGTGGTCGCCCCCGCCAGCGCGACGAGGACGTACAGGACCTCGGTCGGACTCTTGTAGCCGAGCAGGCTGATCGAGGCTGCGCCGATCACGAAGAAGATCGTCAGCACGGTCTTCAGGTGCAGGCGATCCGCCACGACCCCACCGCCGACGGCGCCAAAGATGGCACCGAGATTCAGCACCAGCAGGAAGGAGAGGCTCGAGCCGAGCCCGTAGCCCGCCTGCGTCATCAGCTTCGGCAGCCACGACGCGAGCGCGTAGACCATCAGCAGGCACATGAAGAACGCGACCCAGAACATCAGCGTGCTCAGTGCGCGGCCGTGCTTGAACAGTGCCACGAGCGGGACGTGGCCGGTCTTGCCCGTCGGGAAGTCGTAGCGGTCACCGGGTTGCGGCACGAAGCTTCCTTCGACGCGCGCGAGCAGGATGGCGGCCTCGCGGTCGCGCTTGGCGTGCAGGAGGAAGCCGATCGATTCGGGCAGCAGGTAGATGATCGCGGGCAGCAGCAACAGCGGCAGGGCGGCGAGGAAGAACACCGAGGACCAGCCGAAGGCCGGGATCAGGTAGATGCCCAGTCCTGCCGACAGCATCCCGCCCACCGAATAGCCGCTGAACATGATCGCGACGAGCGTCGTGCGCAGCTTCTTCGGTGCGTACTCGGTCATCAGGGCGACGACGTTGGGCATCACGCCGCCGATCCCCAGTCCCGCGATGAAGCGGCAGACCGCGAACTCGGTGACATCGCGCGCGAAACCGTTGATGAAGGTGAACAGGCTGAACAGGGTCACGCACACCGCGATCACCTTCTTGCGCCCGAAGCGGTCGGACATCGGACCGAAGATCAGGGCGCCGAACATCATGCCGAACAGCGCGTAGCTGCCGAGAGTGCCGGCCTGGATCGGCGTGAGGTTCCATTCCTTCATCAGCACCGGCAGCACGACGCCGTAGATCACGAGGTCGTAGCCGTCGAAGATGATGATCAGGGCGCACCAGAACAGGACCTGCCAGTGGAAACGATTGAAATTCGCCTCGTCGATCAGTTTGTGTACATCGATGTTTCTCATGCTGCCGTGTCTCCGTGAATCGTTGTAATACCGCGCGGCCCCCCGAGGAGCCGCGCGGTTGGGTGATGCTTCAGTGGCGGTTTATGGTGGTGGGCGGTCAGCTCACGCCCAGGTGCTTATGCAGCACGTCGGGGTTCGCGCGTAGTTCGGCGCTGCTCGCCTCGTGGGCGACCTGGCCTTTCACGAGAATGACGTTCCGGTCGGAAATCGACGTCACTGCCGCATGGTTCTTGTCGATGACGATGGTGGCGATGCCGGTGGCGCGGATCTGGCGGATGATGTACCAGATCTCCTTGGCGATCAGCGGCGCCAGGCCTTCGGTCGCCTCGTCCAGGATCAGCAGGTCGGGGTTCGTCATCAGCGCGCGGCCGATCGTGAGCATCTGCTGCTCGCCGCCGGAGAGCTGGTGGCCGCCGT is drawn from Azoarcus sp. DN11 and contains these coding sequences:
- a CDS encoding TPM domain-containing protein, with amino-acid sequence MPAREFLLRLALCIGALLVWPGIAGAQELLPVPPLTARVIDQTGTLSSGERQALEQKLAAFEKERGSQLVVLIVPTTAPEDIAAFANRVAADWKIGRRDVGDGLLLVVAKNDRRVRIEVARALEGAVPDLAAFHIIDRAITPAFREGRFAAGIDAGVEALMARVRGENLPLPEPETRDSGGFGSLQDIAAFIMFGVPIVGGILVAILGRKLGALATGGVFGLLAKLLLGSLVLGVIAGVLAFIFVLALGTGTGGGRGGRGGPGGPIIWGGGGRGRFGGDGGGGFGSGGGGSFGGGGASGRW
- a CDS encoding TPM domain-containing protein, which encodes MSALARLVRHLWLDTADARRAVGAEAIRRLEARVRESERQHTGEICLCVEASLPMSYLWRHLKGAPIDVVVRERAVTLFGKLRVWDTELNNGVLIYLQLAERRVEVVADRAVARTVSDAAWERMIADVTPAFRANRYEEGLERTIDAVSAVLRSGFPATDANGTARPNQLPNRPVVR
- a CDS encoding DUF423 domain-containing protein, whose product is MNRFILIAGSLLAGLGVALGAFGAHALRNVLGPAELGWWTTAVQYQMWHATGLLALGAWRLPNAGPAAVLLALGTLIFSGSLYVMALSGWRVLGMITPIGGTLMIAGWLLLAWRGLRG
- a CDS encoding aromatic acid/H+ symport family MFS transporter, translating into MRNIDVHKLIDEANFNRFHWQVLFWCALIIIFDGYDLVIYGVVLPVLMKEWNLTPIQAGTLGSYALFGMMFGALIFGPMSDRFGRKKVIAVCVTLFSLFTFINGFARDVTEFAVCRFIAGLGIGGVMPNVVALMTEYAPKKLRTTLVAIMFSGYSVGGMLSAGLGIYLIPAFGWSSVFFLAALPLLLLPAIIYLLPESIGFLLHAKRDREAAILLARVEGSFVPQPGDRYDFPTGKTGHVPLVALFKHGRALSTLMFWVAFFMCLLMVYALASWLPKLMTQAGYGLGSSLSFLLVLNLGAIFGAVGGGVVADRLHLKTVLTIFFVIGAASISLLGYKSPTEVLYVLVALAGATTIGSQILLYAYAAQFYPMAIRSTGIGWASGVGRSGAILGPIVGGTLLAMAMPLHFNFLFFAIPGAIAALAVSLVARSAPHAPEEEEPLAFAGEIGVVAE